In a genomic window of Pelecanus crispus isolate bPelCri1 chromosome 1, bPelCri1.pri, whole genome shotgun sequence:
- the GDAP2 gene encoding ganglioside-induced differentiation-associated protein 2 isoform X2, whose amino-acid sequence MDPLGAPSQFVDVDSLPGWTDAYKAKQLDSHQNPVENAPVDVRSPFPYRKDINAKIILWKGDVALLNCTAIVNTSNESLTDKNPVSESIFMHAGPDLRDELQKLKGCRTGEAKLTKGFNLAARFIIHTVGPKYKSRYRTAAESSLYSCYRNVLQLAKEQAMCSVGFCVINSLKRCYPLEDATHIALRTVRRFLEIHGETLEKVVFAVSELEEATYQKLLPLYFPRSFEEEIQSLPYLPADIGNAEGEPVVPERQIRITEKPGVPDGVDNCGRTVMVVVGRNIPVTLIDMEKALLYFIHVMDHIAVKEYVLVYFHTLTNDYNQLDSNFLKKLYDVVDAKYKRNLKALYFVHPTFRSKVSAWFFTTFTVSGLKDKIHYVESLQQLFTAIPPEQIDLPPFVLEYDARENGPYYSSYPPSPDL is encoded by the exons ATGGATCCCTTGGGTGCTCCTTCCCAGTTTGTGGATGTTGACAGTCTGCCAGGCTGGACTGATGCCTATAAGGCTAAGCAGCTGGACTCTCACCAAAATCCTGTTGAAAATGCTCCAGTTGATGTTAGATCACCTTTTCCATACAGGAAAGACATCAATGCGAAAATAATCTTATG GAAAGGAGATGTAGCATTATTGAACTGCACAGCAATAGTTAATACCAGTAATGAGTCTCTCACTGATAAGAATCCAGTATCTGAAAGTATATTCATGCATGCTGGGCCTGACCTGAGGGATGAACTCCAGAAGCTCAAAG ggtgCAGGACAGGTGAAGCTAAACTCACCAAAGGATTTAATTTAGCTGCACGTTTCATCATTCACACGGTGGGACCCAAATACAAAAGCCGGTATCGCACAGCAGCCGAGAGTTCTCTATACAGCTGTTACCGCAATGTCCTGCAGCTTGCAAA GGAACAGGCAATGTGCTCTGTAGGATTTTGTGTCATTAATTCTCTGAAAAGATGCTACCCCTTGGAGGATGCAACCCACATAGCACTGC GCACAGTTAGAAGGTTCCTGGAGATTCATGGAGAGACTCTGGAGAAGGTGGTGTTTGCAGTCTCTGAGCTTGAAGAG gCCACTTACCAGAAGTTGCTGCCTCTGTATTTTCCAAGATCCTTCGAAGAAGAGATACAATCCTTGCCTTACCTCCCTGCAGATATTGGCAATGCAGAAGGGGAGCCTGTAGTACCAGAGCGGCAGATCAGGATTACTGAAAAGCCGGGTGTTCCTGATG gtGTAGATAACTGTGGCCGCACAGTGATGGTGGTAGTTGGAAGGAATATCCCTGTAACATTGATCGACATGGAAAAG GCTCTTCTGTATTTCATCCACGTCATGGATCATATTGCAGTGAAGGAATATGTCCTGGTGTACTTCCATACACTCACAAATGATTACAATCAACTAGACTCTAATTTCTTGAAGAAACTCTATGATGTTGTTGATGCCAA GTACAAGAGGAACTTGAAGGCACTGTATTTTGTCCACCCAACATTTCGTTCAAAG GTTTCGGCATGGTTTTTCACAACCTTTACAGTCTCAGGGCTAAAGGACAAAATCCACTATGTGGAAAGCCTTCAGCAGTTATTCACAGCCATACCCCCAGAACAGATTGATCTCCCTCCTTTCGTCCTCGAGTATGATGCCAGG GAAAATGGGCCTTACTATTCTTCTTATCCTCCATCCCCTGACTTGTGA
- the GDAP2 gene encoding ganglioside-induced differentiation-associated protein 2 isoform X3: MDPLGAPSQFVDVDSLPGWTDAYKAKQLDSHQNPVENAPVDVRSPFPYRKDINAKIILWKGDVALLNCTAIVNTSNESLTDKNPVSESIFMHAGPDLRDELQKLKGTVRRFLEIHGETLEKVVFAVSELEEATYQKLLPLYFPRSFEEEIQSLPYLPADIGNAEGEPVVPERQIRITEKPGVPDDASDEEGLEADLSFIGSHAFARMEGDVDKQRRLILQGQLSEAALQKQHQRNYNRWLCQARAEDLSDIASLKALYQTGVDNCGRTVMVVVGRNIPVTLIDMEKALLYFIHVMDHIAVKEYVLVYFHTLTNDYNQLDSNFLKKLYDVVDAKYKRNLKALYFVHPTFRSKVSAWFFTTFTVSGLKDKIHYVESLQQLFTAIPPEQIDLPPFVLEYDARENGPYYSSYPPSPDL; the protein is encoded by the exons ATGGATCCCTTGGGTGCTCCTTCCCAGTTTGTGGATGTTGACAGTCTGCCAGGCTGGACTGATGCCTATAAGGCTAAGCAGCTGGACTCTCACCAAAATCCTGTTGAAAATGCTCCAGTTGATGTTAGATCACCTTTTCCATACAGGAAAGACATCAATGCGAAAATAATCTTATG GAAAGGAGATGTAGCATTATTGAACTGCACAGCAATAGTTAATACCAGTAATGAGTCTCTCACTGATAAGAATCCAGTATCTGAAAGTATATTCATGCATGCTGGGCCTGACCTGAGGGATGAACTCCAGAAGCTCAAAG GCACAGTTAGAAGGTTCCTGGAGATTCATGGAGAGACTCTGGAGAAGGTGGTGTTTGCAGTCTCTGAGCTTGAAGAG gCCACTTACCAGAAGTTGCTGCCTCTGTATTTTCCAAGATCCTTCGAAGAAGAGATACAATCCTTGCCTTACCTCCCTGCAGATATTGGCAATGCAGAAGGGGAGCCTGTAGTACCAGAGCGGCAGATCAGGATTACTGAAAAGCCGGGTGTTCCTGATG ATGCTTCAGATGAAGAGGGTCTGGAGGCAGATTTGTCTTTCATTGGTTCCCATGCTTTTGCCCGCATGGAGGGAGATGTTGATAAACAGAGACGCCTCATCCTTCAGGGACAGTTGTCAGAGGCAGCACTGCAAAAACAGCATCAGAGGAA TTATAATCGCTGGCTGTGTCAGGCAAGAGCTGAAGACCTCTCTGATATTGCTTCTCTTAAAGCTTTGTACCAGACAG gtGTAGATAACTGTGGCCGCACAGTGATGGTGGTAGTTGGAAGGAATATCCCTGTAACATTGATCGACATGGAAAAG GCTCTTCTGTATTTCATCCACGTCATGGATCATATTGCAGTGAAGGAATATGTCCTGGTGTACTTCCATACACTCACAAATGATTACAATCAACTAGACTCTAATTTCTTGAAGAAACTCTATGATGTTGTTGATGCCAA GTACAAGAGGAACTTGAAGGCACTGTATTTTGTCCACCCAACATTTCGTTCAAAG GTTTCGGCATGGTTTTTCACAACCTTTACAGTCTCAGGGCTAAAGGACAAAATCCACTATGTGGAAAGCCTTCAGCAGTTATTCACAGCCATACCCCCAGAACAGATTGATCTCCCTCCTTTCGTCCTCGAGTATGATGCCAGG GAAAATGGGCCTTACTATTCTTCTTATCCTCCATCCCCTGACTTGTGA
- the GDAP2 gene encoding ganglioside-induced differentiation-associated protein 2 isoform X1, whose protein sequence is MDPLGAPSQFVDVDSLPGWTDAYKAKQLDSHQNPVENAPVDVRSPFPYRKDINAKIILWKGDVALLNCTAIVNTSNESLTDKNPVSESIFMHAGPDLRDELQKLKGCRTGEAKLTKGFNLAARFIIHTVGPKYKSRYRTAAESSLYSCYRNVLQLAKEQAMCSVGFCVINSLKRCYPLEDATHIALRTVRRFLEIHGETLEKVVFAVSELEEATYQKLLPLYFPRSFEEEIQSLPYLPADIGNAEGEPVVPERQIRITEKPGVPDDASDEEGLEADLSFIGSHAFARMEGDVDKQRRLILQGQLSEAALQKQHQRNYNRWLCQARAEDLSDIASLKALYQTGVDNCGRTVMVVVGRNIPVTLIDMEKALLYFIHVMDHIAVKEYVLVYFHTLTNDYNQLDSNFLKKLYDVVDAKYKRNLKALYFVHPTFRSKVSAWFFTTFTVSGLKDKIHYVESLQQLFTAIPPEQIDLPPFVLEYDARENGPYYSSYPPSPDL, encoded by the exons ATGGATCCCTTGGGTGCTCCTTCCCAGTTTGTGGATGTTGACAGTCTGCCAGGCTGGACTGATGCCTATAAGGCTAAGCAGCTGGACTCTCACCAAAATCCTGTTGAAAATGCTCCAGTTGATGTTAGATCACCTTTTCCATACAGGAAAGACATCAATGCGAAAATAATCTTATG GAAAGGAGATGTAGCATTATTGAACTGCACAGCAATAGTTAATACCAGTAATGAGTCTCTCACTGATAAGAATCCAGTATCTGAAAGTATATTCATGCATGCTGGGCCTGACCTGAGGGATGAACTCCAGAAGCTCAAAG ggtgCAGGACAGGTGAAGCTAAACTCACCAAAGGATTTAATTTAGCTGCACGTTTCATCATTCACACGGTGGGACCCAAATACAAAAGCCGGTATCGCACAGCAGCCGAGAGTTCTCTATACAGCTGTTACCGCAATGTCCTGCAGCTTGCAAA GGAACAGGCAATGTGCTCTGTAGGATTTTGTGTCATTAATTCTCTGAAAAGATGCTACCCCTTGGAGGATGCAACCCACATAGCACTGC GCACAGTTAGAAGGTTCCTGGAGATTCATGGAGAGACTCTGGAGAAGGTGGTGTTTGCAGTCTCTGAGCTTGAAGAG gCCACTTACCAGAAGTTGCTGCCTCTGTATTTTCCAAGATCCTTCGAAGAAGAGATACAATCCTTGCCTTACCTCCCTGCAGATATTGGCAATGCAGAAGGGGAGCCTGTAGTACCAGAGCGGCAGATCAGGATTACTGAAAAGCCGGGTGTTCCTGATG ATGCTTCAGATGAAGAGGGTCTGGAGGCAGATTTGTCTTTCATTGGTTCCCATGCTTTTGCCCGCATGGAGGGAGATGTTGATAAACAGAGACGCCTCATCCTTCAGGGACAGTTGTCAGAGGCAGCACTGCAAAAACAGCATCAGAGGAA TTATAATCGCTGGCTGTGTCAGGCAAGAGCTGAAGACCTCTCTGATATTGCTTCTCTTAAAGCTTTGTACCAGACAG gtGTAGATAACTGTGGCCGCACAGTGATGGTGGTAGTTGGAAGGAATATCCCTGTAACATTGATCGACATGGAAAAG GCTCTTCTGTATTTCATCCACGTCATGGATCATATTGCAGTGAAGGAATATGTCCTGGTGTACTTCCATACACTCACAAATGATTACAATCAACTAGACTCTAATTTCTTGAAGAAACTCTATGATGTTGTTGATGCCAA GTACAAGAGGAACTTGAAGGCACTGTATTTTGTCCACCCAACATTTCGTTCAAAG GTTTCGGCATGGTTTTTCACAACCTTTACAGTCTCAGGGCTAAAGGACAAAATCCACTATGTGGAAAGCCTTCAGCAGTTATTCACAGCCATACCCCCAGAACAGATTGATCTCCCTCCTTTCGTCCTCGAGTATGATGCCAGG GAAAATGGGCCTTACTATTCTTCTTATCCTCCATCCCCTGACTTGTGA